The Oryzias latipes chromosome 16, ASM223467v1 genome includes a region encoding these proteins:
- the cd79a gene encoding B-cell antigen receptor complex-associated protein alpha chain — translation MAMFLFFVSCSMLGGIVEAEVVLGMDRPFQRIRLSDRAELKCCFQNWDKGFHWVKSKKASERVEEVAMSELVTATTRMPIKNNCSILTFKSVQLNDTGMYLCRLNVSFIHTHGTYMQVYVPMEKTINLSESTKNLILMTEGILLFLCVVGPSFLFLSKKKHENKQVMKKEKMEEENIYQGLDLDDCCTAYDHIERPQGYGHYQDVGTTVKEGEEIQLEKP, via the exons ATGGcgatgtttttgttctttgtcaGTTGCAGCATGTTGG GTGGTATCGTTGAAGCTGAGGTGGTTTTGGGGATGGACAGGCCCTTTCAGAGGATTCGGCTCTCTGACAGAGCTGAGCTGAAATGCTGCTTCCAGAACTGGGATAAAGGTTTCCATTGGGTCAAGAGTAAAAAAGCCTCTGAAAGGGTGGAAGAGGTTGCCATGTCCGAGCTTGTGACAGCGACCACTCGAATGCCGATCAAGAACAACTGCAGCATTCTGACCTTCAAGTCAGTGCAGCTGAACGACACTGGGATGTACCTGTGCCGGCTGAACGTGAGCTTCATCCACACACATGGCACCTACATGCAGGTCTATG TGCCAATGGAAAAAACGATCAATCTCAGTGAAAGCACCAAAAACCTTATCCTGATGACTGAAGGAATCCTCCTGTTTCTGTGTGTGGTGGGCCCATCCTTCCTCTTTCTGTCTAAG aaaaaacatgaaaataaacaggtgatgaagaaagaaaaaatggaggaagaaaaCATTTACCAG ggGCTAGATTTGGATGACTGTTGTACAGCATATGACCATATTGAGCGTCCCCAGGGATATGGGCATTACCAGGATGTGGGCACCACTGTCAAAGAGGGGGAAGAAATCCAGCTGGAAAAACCCTGA